A stretch of DNA from Candidatus Pseudomonas phytovorans:
TGCTGTGGATTCATATCAGGGCACGGTCAGGCATTAGCATGGCTATCAGTGTTTTCGACCTTTTCAAAATCGGCATCGGGCCGTCCAGCTCTCACACCGTCGGCCCGATGCGGGCAGCGGCGACGTTTGCCCAGGCCCTGCGTGAGCAGGGGCTGCTGGCGCGGGTAACGCGCGTTGAAGTGCGGTTGTATGGCTCACTGTCGGCCACCGGGGTTGGCCACGCCACCGATCGTGCCTGCCTGCTCGGCCTGATGGGCCAGTGGCCGGACCGTGTCGACCCGGCCACCATCGAGTCGCGCATTGGCCAGGTACTGCAGGAGCATTGCCTGATGCTGGATGGCAGCCACCCGCTGGCATTCGAATATGGCCGTGACATGTTGCTGCTCGACGAGAACCTGCCTTACCACCCCAATGCCATGAGCCTGGAAGCGATGGACGGCCAAGGCAGCCTGCTGCACCAGACCTACTATTCGGTGGGCGGCGGCTTCATCGTCGAGCAAGCCGAACTCGACGCCCCGGCAGGCGAAAGCAACGCCATTGAGCTGCCTTATGAGTTCGACAGCGCTGCCCAGTTGCTGGCCTTGTGCAAAGCCCACAGCTTGAGCGTGGCGCAATTGATGATGGCTAACGAACTTGCCTGGCGCCCGGAAGCGGAAGTACGTGAAGGCCTGCTGCGCATCTGGGCGGCCATGCGTGAGTGCGTTGATAACGGCCTGCGCAATGAAGGCATCCTGCCTGGCGGGCTGCACGTCAAACGCCGCGCCGCTCGGCTGCACCGCAGCCTGCAGGAGCTGGGCAAGCCCAACGTGATTGGCTCTACCCTCAGCGCCATGGAGTGGGTGAACCTGTTCGCCCTGGCGGTCAATGAAGAGAACGCGGCAGGCGGGCGCATGGTCACAGCGCCCACCAATGGTGCGGCTGGCATTATCCCGGCGGTGCTGCACTACTACATGAAGTTCAACCCTACGGTTTGCGATGCAGATGTAGTGGACTTCCTGTTGGCGGCAGCGGCGGTTGGCATCCTGTGCAAGAAGAACGCATCGATTTCGGGGGCTGAGGTGGGCTGCCAGGGTGAAGTGGGCTCGGCCTGCTCGATGGCTGCCGCTGGCCTGGCCCAGCTCTTGGGGGCAACGCCGCCGCAACTGGAGAACGCGGCCGAGATTGCTCTGGAACACAACCTTGGGCTGACCTGCGATCCAGTGGGTGGCTTGGTGCAGGTGCCTTGCATCGAGCGCAATGCGATTGCGGCGGTGAAGGCGATCAACGCCGTGCAGATGGCGTTGCGTGGAGATGGTGAGCATTTCATCTCGCTCGACCGGGTAATCCGCACCATGCGTGATACCGGGGCGGATATGCATGCCAACTACAAAGAGACCTCGCGCGGCGGTTTGGCAGTAGCTTTTGTAGAGTGCTGAGCCGTTGACGGGCGGACCCTGTGGGAGCGTCTTTAGCCGCGAACACCGGCGAAGCCGGTGCCATACACTGTGTTGGATTTTTCGCGGGTGAACCCGCTCCCACAGGTTCTGCGTCCGGCCGACTCTTAGCGGGCTTTCTGCTTCGCTTCCAGGAAGCTCGCGCGCATGTCCTTGGCCCAGCCATCCAGCACCGGTTTGACGTCATTCAGAGTCAGCTTCTGGGTATCGTTCTCCAGCTCCTGGCCCGCACCTTTGCGTACCACCTGGGCCAGTACCTTCTGGCTGGCCCCATCGAGGAACGCTGCCTCCACCCCCACATCCACATCCTGGTCACGGCCGCCCGTTGCGGTGTTCACGCCTGCCGCGATCAGCGCGATGGGGATCACTTCGTAGGGTTTGAGCCCTTCATTACTGGTGGACACTGCCGTGATTGCCGGGCGCACCACGATCACACCCGGGCCGGGGCCTTGGGCGAGCGGCATCACGCTGCCGATTTCACGACGCAGGGCTTCATTGAAGTAGCGGGTGATTTCCCCCAGCGTCTGCTGCGTGATAACCGCTGTCGGCTGCGGCTTGGGGTAGAACTGGCTGGGCTCGATGAACACCTGGCTGTACTGGTTGATATTGACCTTGGGGTCGATCCAGCGCATCACCGGGTCACCGGACGGGCTCTTGGCTTCCTGCAACCGGCTGTAATCCTTGAGGAAGCCGGAATAATCCTTGGGGTCCACGCGATTGCTGGAGCAGGCGGTCACGGCAAGCAATGCGGCGCACAACAGGGTAATGCGAGGCAGTGATTTCATGATGAAGGCGCATCCATGAGAAGTCGGCCAGAACAACGCTAGCAGGTGCATGACAGTTGGCCAGTGGGCGGGTTCAATTCGGACTGCTGATTCGAGAGTAGCGAGCGTTGCATAGTTGAAAAATCCTACAGAGGCCTGGGATCTCACTGGCTTTTCATCTGCAGCCACTCTTGGAAAAATATGCCCGTTACGGGTATGGTTAGGATGTGGTTATGGAGATCTTCAAGCGCAAGGATTTTGCGCGTTGGCAGGCTGCTCACAGGCTGAGTGACGCGATGCTCTGCAAGGCAGTAGAGGAAATGTGCCGAGGCTTGGTCGATGCAAGCCTGGGCGGTGAATTGTTCAAGAAGCGTGTGGCGGCGCATTGTGCGGGTAAGCGCAGCGGTTATCGAACCCTGCTCTCTGTTCGTATAGGTGATCGATGTGTTTTCTTGCATGGCTTTGCTAAAAGCGACAAGGCAAATATTACGCATGAAGAGCAGAAAGCGCTGCGATTCGCGGGTAAGGTGTTTCTGGATTTATCACCGGTAGCGCTCTGTCGGGCGTTGCAAGCAGGTGTGTTGATGGAGGTAGATTGTGAGCAGCAAACTGGTTGAATCGTTACGTGAGGACCTTGTCGCCCTTCATGACGCCGGCGCGATAGGCAAGCTTACGCTTCGTGATTACGAAGCGTTGTGCCCGGCGCCGGTCCGAGATTTCAGTGCTCTGGACATACGCCGTTTGCGTGAGAGACTCAATTTCAGTCAGCCGGTATTTGCGATGCATCTGCACACCAGCGCTTCGACCGTACGCAAGTGGGAACAGGGCGAAACAAGCCCTTCAGGACCAGCCTTGAAGCTATTGAATGTGATCAAAAACAAAGGATTGCAGGTTCTTCTTTAAAGTAATTCTAATTTCAAGCAGCTTCATCAAAACAATGAGTCAGGTTCTTCTTCTCAGGTATCTTGCGCATCGCGGGCTTGCTCGCTTCTAGAGGCAGCGTGCCCGCCCGCAGGCTGTCAACCGAGCGCTTCTCGTAATCGATACCACAGCATACCCAAGGCCAGCAGCGGCGAGCGCAGCGCCTTGCCGCCTGGGAAAGTCAGGTGGGGCACGGCGCTGAACACATCCAGGCCTTGGCTGTGGCCGAGGGCGATGCTTTCGGCCAGCAGTTTCGCCGTCCAGTGCGTCACGTTCAGCCCGTGCCCGGAATAGCCCTGGGCGTAATAGACGTTCGGGTGCTGGCTCAGGCGCCCGACCTGGGGGAAGCGGTTGGCGGTGATGCCGATCATGCCGCCCCACTGGTAATCGATGCGCACGTTGGCCAGTTGCGGGAACACCTTCAGCACCTTGGGCCGCATGTAGGCTGCGATGTCCTTGGGGTCGCGGCCGGAGTAGTGGCAGGCGCCGCCGAACAGCAGACGGCGGTCCGCTGTGAGTCGATAGTAATCCAGGCCAACTTTTTGGTCGCACAGCGCCATGTTCTGCGGGATCAGGGCAGTAGCCAGTGCCTCGGGCAATGGCTCGGTGGCCACCACGTAGCTGCCGGCCGGTAGCACCTTGCCGCTCAGCCGTGGCTCCAGCTCATCGAGGTGAGCGTTGCAACCCAGCACCAGGCTACTTGCCCGCACTTTGCCTTGGGCCGTGTGCAAGGTTACGCGGGGGCCGTGCTCGATACGCAGCACGGGGCTTTGCTCAAAGATGCGTACACCCAGGCCATGGGCGGCACGGGCTTCGCCCTGGACCAGGTCGAGTGGGTGCAGATGGCCCGAGCCCATATCTACCAGGCCGCCGGCGTACTGGTCGCTGGCGACGATTTCATGCAATTGCCCAGGGCCTACCAGGCGGGTTTCAGGGCGATAGCCAAGTGCTGCCAGGTCATCCTGCTCGTGCTTGAATGTGGCGAACTGGTCGGGTGTGTTGGCCAGTTCACAGAACCCCCAGCGTAGGTCGCAAGCGATGCCGTACTGGGCGATGCGGCTGGCCACCAGCGCCACCGAATCGATCCCGGCCTGCTTCAGGTAGTGCACGCCTTCCTGGCCGACATGCCGGGTAAAGCCGCTGACGTCATGGCCAATGCCGCGAATCAGTTGGCCGCCATTGCGCCCGCTGGCGCCCCAGCCAATGCGCCGGCCCTCAAGCAGCACCACCGACAAGCCGCGCTCAGCCAGTTCCAGGGCAGTGTTGACACCGGTCAACCCGCCGCCGACCACGCACACATCGGCTGTCAGTTCGCCGTCCAGGCTAGGGTAGGGCGCTGCGTTGCGTGCCGTGGCAGCGTAGTACGAAGGAGTGTGTCGGGAATCGAAAGACATGGGCGTTCTCGGCTCAGCGGTTGGACTTGATCTTGCTCCAGGAGCGGGTCATGACACGCATGATCTGCGGGCTCGGGGTGCTGGAGATGTACAGCTTGTCCAGCACGTCCTGGGGTGGATAGATCTCGGGGTTATGCACCAGTGATGCATCCATGTAGGCCTTGGCGTCCGGGTTGGCGTTGGCATAGCCGACCGTGGCACTGACTTTGGCGATCACTTTCGGGTCGAGCAGGTAATTGATGAAGGCCAGGGCCTGGTCGGGGTTGCTGGCGTCCTTGGGGATGGCCAGCAGATCGAACCAGAGGTTGCTGCCTTCCTTGGGGATGCTGTAGGCGACTTTCACGCCGTTCTTCGCCTCCACGGCGCGGTTGGCGGCCTGGAACACGTCTCCGGAGTAGCCGAAGGCCACGCAGACATCGCCATTGGCCAGGTCGGACACGTATTTGGATGAATGGAAGTAGGTGATGTAGGGGCGCAATTCCAGCAAGCGGGCTTCGGCCTTGGCGTAGTCGGCCGGTTTTTCGCTGCGCGGGTCCAGGCCCAGGTAGTTGAGGATCGCCGGGAACAGTTCGTCGGGCGAGTCCATGAAGGCGACGCCGCACTGCTTGAGCTTTTTCAGGTTTTCGGGCTCGAACAGCACCGCCCATGAATCGATATGGTCAACGCCCAGTGCCGCCTTGACCTTCTCTACGTTGTAGCCGATGCCGTTGGTGCCCCACAGATAGGGCACCGCGTACTGGTTGCCGGGGTCGTTCTGTTCAAGCTGTTTGAGCAGCTTGGGGTCCAGGTGTTGCCAGTTCGGCAGCTTGCTGCGGTCCAGTGGCAGAAAGGCGCCAGCCTGGGCCTGGCGGGCAAGGAAGTGGTTGGAGGGTACCACCACGTCATAGCCGGTGCGCCCGGCCAACAGCTTGCCTTCCAGGGTTTCGTTGGAGTCGAACACGTCATAGACCACCTTGATGCCGCTGCTGGCCTGGAAGTCGGCCAGGGTGGTGTCACCGATGTAGTCGGTCCAGTTGTACACGCTCACCGAAGGAGTGGCGTGGGTAGTGGTGGCGAACAGCAGGGTGAATGCAGCGGGGATCAGGGCTTGCAGATGACGCATGGGGACACCTCGTTGGTCTTGTTCTTTGAGTTCGGGGTGCGGGGGCGCAAAGCGCCCCCGTTTGGGTCAGACGCTCATCATCAGGAACTCACGCTCCCAGGAACTGATGACCCGCTTGTAGTTCTCATGCTCGGCACGTTTGACGGCCACATAGCCCTGGACGAACTGTTTGCCCAGGTACTGCTGCACGGTCTCGCAGTCTTCCATGTGCTGCAGGGCGTCTTCGATGGTGATTGGCAGGCGCAGGTTGCGCCGTTCGTAGGCACGGCCTTGTACGGGCGCGCTGGGGTCCAGTTTCTCGACCATGCCCAGGTAGCCGCACAGCAAGCTGGCAGCGATGGCCAGGTACGGGTTGGCATCGGCGCCCGGCAGGCGGTTTTCCACGCGCATTGCCTCTGGGCTGGAGGTGGGCACGCGCAGGCCGGCGGTGCGGTTTTCTTCACCCCACTCGACGTTCACCGGCGCCGAGGTGTCTGGCAGGAAGCGGCGGAACGAGTTGACGTTGGGCGCGAACATCGGCAGCAGTTTGGGGATGTACTTCTGCAAACCGCCGATGTGGTGCAGGAACAGCTGGCTCATGCTGCCGTCTTCATTGGCGAAGATCGGCTTGCCCGTGGCGATGTCGACCACGCTCTGGTGCAGGTGCATGGCACTGCCTGGCTCGTCGGTGATCGGTTTGGCCATGAACGTGGCGGCCACGTTGTGCTTGAGCGCCGCTTCGCGCATGGTGCGCTTGAACACGGTGATCTGGTCGGCCAGGTCCAGCGCGTCGCCGTGGCGGAAGTTGATTTCCATCTGCGCCGGGCCGTCTTCGTGAATCAGCGTATCCAGGTCCAGACCCTGGATCTCGCACCAGTCGTAAACGTCCTCGAACAGCGGGTCGAATTCGTTGGCAGCGTCAATCGAGAACGACTGGCGGCCGCTTTCGGCGCGCCCGGAACGGCCCAGTGGCACCTGCAGTGGCAAGTCCGGGTCTTCGCAGCGCTTGGTCAGGTAGAACTCCATCTCGGGCGCCACGATTGGCTGCCAGCCTTTGTCGGCGTAAAGCTTGAGCACCTTCTTCAACACGTTGCGCGGCGACAGCTCGATGGGGTTGCCTTGCTTGTCGAAGGTATCGTGGATCACGATCGCGGTCGGCTCGATCGCCCACGGGATCTGGTACACGGCGGAGGGGTCTGGGCGGCAGACCATGTCGATGTCGGCGGCATCGAGAAGGTTGTAGTAGATGTCATCGTCAACGTAGTCGCCGGTGACCGTCTGCAGCAACACGCTCTCGGGCAAGCGCATACCCCGCTCGTGGAGGAACTTGGCGGTGGGCGCGATCTTGCCGCGGGCAATGCCGGTCAGGTCGCTGATCACGCATTCGACTTCGGTGATGCGGTGTTCTTTCAGCCAGGTGTACAGCTGATCGAAGGGGGCGTTCATACAGACCTCTTGGTTGGGTTTTAGTGTGGGAGCAACGCGTTTGGCGAAAGCCGCAGCAAGGTGTTGCACTTCCCAGGTGACGCACTGGAGGCTATCTTGGTCGCAGCCCCACGGGCTGATCTATCCGTTTTCTTCGCAAAGCAATGCACCA
This window harbors:
- a CDS encoding L-serine ammonia-lyase; translation: MAISVFDLFKIGIGPSSSHTVGPMRAAATFAQALREQGLLARVTRVEVRLYGSLSATGVGHATDRACLLGLMGQWPDRVDPATIESRIGQVLQEHCLMLDGSHPLAFEYGRDMLLLDENLPYHPNAMSLEAMDGQGSLLHQTYYSVGGGFIVEQAELDAPAGESNAIELPYEFDSAAQLLALCKAHSLSVAQLMMANELAWRPEAEVREGLLRIWAAMRECVDNGLRNEGILPGGLHVKRRAARLHRSLQELGKPNVIGSTLSAMEWVNLFALAVNEENAAGGRMVTAPTNGAAGIIPAVLHYYMKFNPTVCDADVVDFLLAAAAVGILCKKNASISGAEVGCQGEVGSACSMAAAGLAQLLGATPPQLENAAEIALEHNLGLTCDPVGGLVQVPCIERNAIAAVKAINAVQMALRGDGEHFISLDRVIRTMRDTGADMHANYKETSRGGLAVAFVEC
- a CDS encoding FAD-binding oxidoreductase codes for the protein MSFDSRHTPSYYAATARNAAPYPSLDGELTADVCVVGGGLTGVNTALELAERGLSVVLLEGRRIGWGASGRNGGQLIRGIGHDVSGFTRHVGQEGVHYLKQAGIDSVALVASRIAQYGIACDLRWGFCELANTPDQFATFKHEQDDLAALGYRPETRLVGPGQLHEIVASDQYAGGLVDMGSGHLHPLDLVQGEARAAHGLGVRIFEQSPVLRIEHGPRVTLHTAQGKVRASSLVLGCNAHLDELEPRLSGKVLPAGSYVVATEPLPEALATALIPQNMALCDQKVGLDYYRLTADRRLLFGGACHYSGRDPKDIAAYMRPKVLKVFPQLANVRIDYQWGGMIGITANRFPQVGRLSQHPNVYYAQGYSGHGLNVTHWTAKLLAESIALGHSQGLDVFSAVPHLTFPGGKALRSPLLALGMLWYRLREALG
- a CDS encoding type II toxin-antitoxin system RelE/ParE family toxin translates to MEIFKRKDFARWQAAHRLSDAMLCKAVEEMCRGLVDASLGGELFKKRVAAHCAGKRSGYRTLLSVRIGDRCVFLHGFAKSDKANITHEEQKALRFAGKVFLDLSPVALCRALQAGVLMEVDCEQQTG
- a CDS encoding polyamine ABC transporter substrate-binding protein codes for the protein MRHLQALIPAAFTLLFATTTHATPSVSVYNWTDYIGDTTLADFQASSGIKVVYDVFDSNETLEGKLLAGRTGYDVVVPSNHFLARQAQAGAFLPLDRSKLPNWQHLDPKLLKQLEQNDPGNQYAVPYLWGTNGIGYNVEKVKAALGVDHIDSWAVLFEPENLKKLKQCGVAFMDSPDELFPAILNYLGLDPRSEKPADYAKAEARLLELRPYITYFHSSKYVSDLANGDVCVAFGYSGDVFQAANRAVEAKNGVKVAYSIPKEGSNLWFDLLAIPKDASNPDQALAFINYLLDPKVIAKVSATVGYANANPDAKAYMDASLVHNPEIYPPQDVLDKLYISSTPSPQIMRVMTRSWSKIKSNR
- a CDS encoding glutamine synthetase family protein, which gives rise to MNAPFDQLYTWLKEHRITEVECVISDLTGIARGKIAPTAKFLHERGMRLPESVLLQTVTGDYVDDDIYYNLLDAADIDMVCRPDPSAVYQIPWAIEPTAIVIHDTFDKQGNPIELSPRNVLKKVLKLYADKGWQPIVAPEMEFYLTKRCEDPDLPLQVPLGRSGRAESGRQSFSIDAANEFDPLFEDVYDWCEIQGLDLDTLIHEDGPAQMEINFRHGDALDLADQITVFKRTMREAALKHNVAATFMAKPITDEPGSAMHLHQSVVDIATGKPIFANEDGSMSQLFLHHIGGLQKYIPKLLPMFAPNVNSFRRFLPDTSAPVNVEWGEENRTAGLRVPTSSPEAMRVENRLPGADANPYLAIAASLLCGYLGMVEKLDPSAPVQGRAYERRNLRLPITIEDALQHMEDCETVQQYLGKQFVQGYVAVKRAEHENYKRVISSWEREFLMMSV
- a CDS encoding DNA-binding transcriptional regulator; this translates as MSSKLVESLREDLVALHDAGAIGKLTLRDYEALCPAPVRDFSALDIRRLRERLNFSQPVFAMHLHTSASTVRKWEQGETSPSGPALKLLNVIKNKGLQVLL
- a CDS encoding DUF3313 domain-containing protein; its protein translation is MKSLPRITLLCAALLAVTACSSNRVDPKDYSGFLKDYSRLQEAKSPSGDPVMRWIDPKVNINQYSQVFIEPSQFYPKPQPTAVITQQTLGEITRYFNEALRREIGSVMPLAQGPGPGVIVVRPAITAVSTSNEGLKPYEVIPIALIAAGVNTATGGRDQDVDVGVEAAFLDGASQKVLAQVVRKGAGQELENDTQKLTLNDVKPVLDGWAKDMRASFLEAKQKAR